In the genome of Deltaproteobacteria bacterium, one region contains:
- a CDS encoding ABC transporter substrate-binding protein — MIRLLAAALLAAFLCVPALAAEPPKQHGLAMHGDLAYPPGFPHFAYVNPDAPKGGRLRLGVPETTFDSFNPFLVKGNPAAGVGAIYETLMVASADEPFSQYGLLAESVQTPADRSWVLFTLRPEARWHDG; from the coding sequence ATGATCCGTCTCCTCGCAGCCGCCCTGCTGGCGGCCTTCCTCTGCGTGCCCGCCCTTGCCGCGGAGCCGCCGAAGCAGCACGGCCTCGCCATGCACGGCGACCTCGCCTACCCGCCCGGCTTCCCCCACTTCGCCTACGTGAACCCCGACGCGCCGAAGGGCGGGCGGCTCCGGCTCGGCGTCCCCGAGACCACCTTCGACAGCTTCAATCCCTTCCTGGTGAAGGGAAACCCCGCGGCGGGCGTCGGCGCGATCTACGAGACGCTGATGGTGGCCTCCGCCGACGAGCCCTTCAGCCAGTACGGCCTGCTCGCCGAGAGCGTGCAGACGCCGGCCGACCGCTCGTGGGTGCTCTTCACGCTGCGCCCCGAGGCGCGCTGGCACGACGGCC
- the serS gene encoding serine--tRNA ligase, producing MLDPRTLAERRDEVAASVRRRGVRADVDAAVAAHEEAVRLRTAVGEANRVRNEHGKAGNRKMDAAEREGFSAEGRRLKDEVGRLEAALAAAEARLAEALAALPNLIHPAVPDGGEDDARELRRWGTPRRFDFPPLDHVELARRLDLVDFEAGTRAAGPKFYYLRNEAVLLTLALQQLALEMLRSEGFTLLATPDLARAEMVAALGFAPRGPETQVYSVADSDLCLIGTAEITLGALFAGQTLDEEALPVRLAGLSHCFRTEAGSYGRESKGLYRVHQFTKVEMFVATRPEDSEAMHEELLALEERFFQALELPYRVLDIAAGDLGAPAIRKFDLEAWMPGRGEGGGWGEVTSTSNCTDYQARRLDARFKRRGAKKAEHLHLLNGTAVADSRALIALLENHQRADGSVAVPKALRRWAGIDQIAPRS from the coding sequence ATGCTGGACCCCCGGACCCTCGCCGAGCGACGCGACGAAGTGGCCGCGAGCGTTCGCCGCCGCGGCGTGCGCGCCGACGTCGACGCGGCCGTCGCCGCCCACGAGGAGGCGGTACGGCTGCGCACCGCGGTCGGCGAGGCGAACCGGGTGCGGAACGAGCACGGCAAGGCCGGCAACCGGAAGATGGACGCGGCGGAGCGCGAGGGCTTCAGCGCCGAGGGCCGGCGGCTCAAGGACGAGGTCGGCCGGCTCGAGGCCGCGCTGGCCGCCGCCGAAGCGCGCCTCGCGGAGGCGCTCGCGGCGCTTCCCAACCTGATCCACCCCGCGGTCCCGGACGGCGGCGAGGACGACGCCCGCGAGCTGCGCCGCTGGGGCACGCCGCGGCGCTTCGACTTCCCCCCGCTCGACCACGTCGAGCTGGCCCGCCGCCTCGACCTCGTCGACTTCGAGGCCGGCACCCGGGCGGCCGGCCCCAAGTTCTACTACCTGCGCAACGAGGCGGTGCTGCTCACCCTGGCGCTCCAGCAGCTCGCGCTCGAGATGCTGCGCAGCGAGGGCTTCACGCTGCTCGCGACGCCGGACCTGGCGCGCGCCGAGATGGTCGCCGCGCTCGGCTTCGCGCCGCGCGGGCCCGAGACCCAGGTCTACTCGGTGGCCGACAGCGATCTCTGTCTGATCGGCACCGCCGAGATCACGCTCGGCGCGCTCTTCGCCGGCCAGACCCTCGACGAGGAGGCGCTGCCGGTGCGCCTCGCCGGCCTCTCGCACTGCTTCCGCACCGAGGCCGGCTCCTACGGCCGCGAGAGCAAGGGCCTGTACCGGGTGCACCAGTTCACGAAGGTCGAGATGTTCGTCGCGACGCGCCCCGAGGACTCCGAGGCGATGCACGAGGAGCTGCTGGCGCTCGAGGAGCGCTTCTTCCAGGCGCTCGAGCTGCCCTACCGCGTGCTCGACATCGCGGCCGGCGACCTCGGCGCGCCGGCGATCCGCAAGTTCGACCTCGAGGCCTGGATGCCGGGCCGCGGCGAGGGCGGAGGCTGGGGCGAGGTGACCAGCACCTCGAACTGCACCGACTACCAGGCGCGCCGGCTCGATGCCCGCTTCAAGCGCCGGGGCGCGAAGAAGGCCGAGCACCTGCACCTCCTGAACGGCACCGCGGTCGCGGACTCGCGCGCCCTCATCGCGCTGCTCGAGAACCACCAGCGCGCCGACGGCTCGGTGGCGGTCCCGAAGGCGCTCCGGCGCTGGGCCGGCATCGACCAGATCGCGCCCCGTTCCTGA
- a CDS encoding VOC family protein: MIEINGMAHVILTTGDFPRARAFYGELLPFLGLRCVIDSPDWYYCVGGRTAFGVREGAPAHRGARFDQGRTGLHHCCFRARSREDVDALHAFLVARGSAIVHGPQEDAFAPGYYSLLFEDPDGVRLELNFVPGKGLLAEPGMKAGGVSG; this comes from the coding sequence ATGATCGAGATCAACGGCATGGCCCACGTGATCCTGACGACCGGCGATTTCCCCCGTGCGCGCGCCTTCTACGGGGAGCTCCTGCCCTTCCTCGGCCTGCGCTGCGTGATCGACAGCCCCGACTGGTACTACTGCGTGGGCGGGCGCACCGCCTTCGGCGTGCGCGAGGGCGCGCCCGCGCACCGCGGCGCGCGCTTCGACCAGGGCCGCACCGGCCTCCACCACTGCTGCTTCCGCGCGCGCAGCCGCGAGGACGTCGACGCCCTCCATGCGTTCCTCGTCGCGCGCGGCTCCGCGATCGTCCACGGCCCGCAGGAGGACGCCTTCGCGCCCGGCTACTACTCGCTCCTCTTCGAGGACCCCGACGGCGTGCGCCTCGAGCTGAACTTCGTGCCGGGCAAGGGCCTGCTGGCCGAGCCGGGCATGAAGGCGGGCGGCGTCAGCGGTTGA
- a CDS encoding aldo/keto reductase: protein MEQRPLGVHGLVVSAQGLGCMGMSEFYGPRDDAESIATIHRALELGVSFLDTADVYGPHRNEELVGRAVRGMRERFTIATKFGIVRDPEKPGLRGICGRPDYVRQCCDASLRRLGVDVIDLYYQHRVDPETPIEDTVGAMAELVRAGKVRFLGLSEASVATLRRACAVHPISALQSEYSLWTRDPEDGALAACRELGVGFVAYSPLGRGFLTGRLERPEDFAPDDYRRFSPRFQGENFERNLQLVAKVKELAREKGVSAGQLALAWVHAQGADVVPIPGTKRRRWLEENVAAFSIPLTVADRAHLLAAAPRGAAAGERYAPAFMGSLNR, encoded by the coding sequence ATGGAACAGCGCCCGCTCGGAGTGCACGGCCTCGTCGTCTCGGCCCAGGGCCTCGGCTGCATGGGCATGTCCGAGTTCTACGGGCCGCGCGACGACGCCGAGTCGATCGCCACCATCCACCGCGCGCTCGAGCTCGGCGTCAGCTTTCTCGACACCGCCGACGTCTACGGCCCGCACCGCAACGAGGAGCTCGTGGGGCGTGCGGTACGCGGGATGCGCGAGCGCTTCACGATCGCGACCAAGTTCGGGATCGTGCGCGACCCGGAGAAGCCCGGGCTGCGCGGCATCTGCGGCCGCCCGGACTACGTGCGCCAGTGCTGCGACGCGAGCCTGCGCCGGCTCGGCGTCGACGTGATCGACCTCTACTACCAGCACCGGGTCGACCCCGAGACGCCGATCGAGGACACGGTCGGCGCGATGGCGGAGCTCGTCCGGGCCGGGAAGGTGCGCTTCCTCGGGCTCTCGGAGGCGAGCGTCGCAACCCTGCGGCGCGCCTGCGCGGTGCACCCGATCAGCGCGCTCCAGAGCGAGTACTCGCTCTGGACGCGTGACCCCGAGGACGGCGCCCTCGCGGCCTGCCGCGAGCTCGGGGTCGGCTTCGTCGCCTACAGCCCGCTCGGGCGCGGCTTCCTGACCGGGCGCCTCGAGCGCCCCGAGGACTTCGCGCCCGACGACTACCGGCGTTTCTCGCCGCGCTTCCAGGGCGAGAACTTCGAACGCAACCTCCAGCTCGTCGCGAAGGTGAAGGAGCTGGCGCGCGAGAAGGGCGTGAGCGCCGGCCAGCTCGCCCTGGCCTGGGTCCACGCGCAGGGCGCCGACGTCGTGCCGATCCCCGGCACCAAGCGCCGCCGCTGGCTCGAGGAGAACGTGGCGGCCTTCTCGATCCCGCTGACCGTGGCCGACCGCGCCCACCTGCTCGCGGCAGCGCCGCGCGGCGCCGCCGCCGGCGAGCGCTACGCGCCTGCCTTCATGGGCTCGCTCAACCGCTGA
- a CDS encoding lytic murein transglycosylase, with amino-acid sequence MSALGEAEREARDRAYRDTLARLRAERVAAADRDAPPTPAVLEARAKGWGWMVDHLAADGIARERAARAFADARVPAFSGLGFGLEPREPYSMYRHFLRADSVARAQRCAAAHAQGLADAERVHGVDASVVAAILHVESACGRNTGRSIVLYRLARLAMANEPRNVARQLVRYTPRGGTLDPAVADKVRARARYLEGIFYPQVVATFEIAAQAGIDPLSLRGSGAGAFGYTQFLPLNYIAFGVDGDGDGRVSLYDAADAAASTARFLKSYGWQRHLTRAQKREVVWHYNRSDAYIDAVLGLADRIRTAGTIEDAVAAAGAPATTSLAEGTFLPASATGATGRP; translated from the coding sequence GTGAGCGCGCTCGGCGAGGCCGAGCGCGAGGCGCGCGACCGCGCCTACCGCGACACGCTGGCCCGCCTGCGCGCCGAGCGCGTCGCCGCCGCCGACCGCGACGCGCCGCCCACGCCCGCCGTGCTCGAGGCGCGCGCGAAGGGCTGGGGCTGGATGGTCGACCACCTGGCGGCCGACGGCATCGCGCGCGAGCGCGCGGCGCGCGCCTTCGCCGATGCGCGCGTGCCGGCCTTCAGCGGGCTCGGCTTCGGCCTCGAGCCGCGCGAGCCCTATTCGATGTACCGCCACTTCCTGCGCGCCGACAGCGTGGCGCGCGCGCAGCGTTGCGCCGCGGCCCACGCGCAGGGCCTCGCGGACGCGGAGCGCGTGCACGGCGTCGACGCGAGCGTGGTGGCGGCGATCCTGCACGTCGAGAGCGCCTGCGGCCGCAACACCGGGCGCAGCATCGTGCTCTACCGGCTGGCCCGCCTCGCGATGGCGAACGAGCCGCGCAACGTCGCGCGCCAGCTCGTGCGCTACACGCCGCGCGGCGGCACGCTCGACCCCGCCGTCGCCGACAAGGTGCGCGCGCGCGCCCGCTATCTCGAGGGCATCTTCTACCCGCAGGTGGTCGCGACCTTCGAGATCGCCGCGCAGGCGGGCATCGACCCGCTCTCGCTGCGCGGCTCGGGCGCGGGCGCCTTCGGCTACACCCAGTTCCTGCCGCTCAACTACATCGCCTTCGGCGTCGACGGCGACGGCGACGGCCGCGTCAGCCTCTACGACGCCGCCGACGCCGCCGCCTCGACCGCGCGCTTCCTCAAGAGCTACGGCTGGCAGCGCCACCTGACGCGCGCCCAGAAGCGCGAGGTGGTCTGGCACTACAACCGCTCCGACGCCTACATCGACGCCGTGCTCGGCCTCGCCGACCGGATCCGCACGGCGGGCACGATCGAGGACGCGGTGGCGGCGGCCGGCGCACCCGCGACGACCTCCCTCGCGGAGGGGACCTTCCTTCCGGCCAGTGCGACGGGGGCGACGGGACGGCCCTGA
- a CDS encoding phosphoserine transaminase — protein sequence MATKPVRRPQRPQFSSGPCAKRPGWSLEALKGALVGRSHRAKEPKARIQAVIERSKAILGMPAGWRLAVVPASDTGAVEMAMWSLLGERPVDVLAWESFGQEWVTDATKQLRLDARVLAAPYGALPDLRQVDFARDVIFPWNGTTSGVRVPGGDWIPAGRTGLVLCDATSAVFAMELPWEKLDVVTWSWQKVLGGEAAHGMLALSPRAVARVESHTPPWPLPKIFRLAKKGRLDEALFEGSTINTPSMLCVEDALDGLAWAESAGGLAGLVARAEANLEAVAAWVARTPWVEFLASDPATRSCTSICLRVADPWFAGLDEQAQGEVIKRLCGLLEKEGVAYDVASYRDAPPGLRVWGGATVERDDLEALLPWLDWAWAETRG from the coding sequence TTGGCCACCAAGCCTGTGCGCCGCCCGCAACGTCCCCAGTTCTCGTCGGGGCCCTGTGCGAAGCGGCCGGGGTGGTCGCTCGAGGCGTTGAAGGGGGCGCTGGTCGGGCGCTCGCACCGGGCGAAGGAGCCGAAGGCGCGCATCCAGGCGGTGATCGAGCGCAGCAAGGCGATCCTCGGCATGCCGGCGGGCTGGCGGCTGGCGGTCGTGCCGGCCTCGGACACGGGCGCGGTCGAGATGGCGATGTGGTCGCTGCTCGGCGAGCGGCCGGTCGACGTGCTGGCCTGGGAGAGCTTCGGCCAGGAGTGGGTCACGGACGCGACGAAGCAGCTCCGGCTCGACGCGCGGGTCCTCGCGGCGCCCTACGGCGCGCTCCCCGACCTCCGCCAGGTCGACTTCGCCCGCGACGTGATCTTCCCCTGGAACGGCACGACCTCGGGTGTGCGGGTCCCGGGCGGCGACTGGATCCCGGCCGGGCGCACGGGCCTGGTCCTGTGCGACGCCACCTCGGCCGTCTTCGCGATGGAGCTGCCCTGGGAGAAGCTCGACGTCGTCACCTGGTCCTGGCAGAAGGTGCTCGGCGGGGAGGCGGCGCACGGGATGCTGGCGCTCTCGCCGCGGGCGGTGGCGCGGGTCGAATCCCACACCCCTCCCTGGCCGCTGCCGAAGATCTTCCGGCTCGCGAAGAAGGGCCGGCTCGACGAGGCGCTCTTCGAGGGCTCGACCATCAACACGCCCTCGATGCTCTGCGTCGAGGACGCGCTCGACGGGCTCGCCTGGGCGGAGTCGGCCGGCGGCCTGGCGGGGCTCGTCGCGCGCGCCGAGGCCAACCTCGAAGCCGTCGCCGCGTGGGTCGCGCGCACGCCCTGGGTGGAGTTCCTGGCGAGCGATCCGGCGACGCGCTCCTGCACCTCGATCTGCCTGCGGGTTGCCGATCCCTGGTTCGCCGGGCTCGACGAGCAGGCGCAGGGCGAGGTGATCAAGCGGCTGTGCGGCCTCCTCGAGAAGGAGGGCGTCGCCTACGACGTCGCGAGCTACCGCGACGCGCCGCCCGGCCTGCGCGTCTGGGGCGGCGCGACCGTCGAGCGCGACGACCTCGAGGCGCTGCTGCCCTGGCTCGACTGGGCGTGGGCCGAGACGCGGGGCTAG
- a CDS encoding VWA domain-containing protein, translated as MGRTAGVGLAVWLVAVAAVPARGASSAARPAPPGPVDLAIVIDVSGSARAASGVDVDGDGTVGINPQLDSRLTGRYPKDVVSTDPDDSVLAAELAAVRALLGQLDGAGGVRVAVVAFSGHMDPEKGTQSGPPDQNARIVAPLGGLPAARAALDDIARRGPSGGTDFSAAIGAARKALCDAPARAGATRHALLLTDGVPSLPFGFATRTDPSDVSAAITAAHDARDCGVRIDVFAIGLGATGDPFASKEVSRITGGVYRPIRATGALREALEGALTAAP; from the coding sequence ATGGGGCGGACGGCAGGGGTCGGGCTGGCGGTCTGGCTGGTCGCGGTGGCGGCGGTTCCGGCCCGGGGTGCGAGCTCTGCGGCGAGGCCGGCCCCGCCCGGCCCCGTCGATCTCGCGATCGTCATCGACGTCTCGGGCTCCGCCCGCGCCGCCTCCGGCGTCGACGTCGACGGCGACGGGACGGTCGGGATCAACCCCCAGCTCGACTCCCGCCTCACGGGCCGGTACCCGAAGGACGTCGTCTCGACCGACCCCGACGACTCCGTCCTCGCCGCCGAGCTGGCCGCCGTGCGGGCCCTGCTCGGCCAGCTCGATGGCGCCGGCGGCGTCCGGGTCGCGGTCGTCGCCTTCTCGGGCCACATGGACCCCGAGAAGGGCACCCAGTCGGGCCCACCCGACCAGAACGCGCGCATCGTCGCGCCCCTCGGCGGCCTCCCTGCCGCCCGCGCCGCCCTCGACGACATCGCCCGCCGCGGCCCCTCCGGCGGCACCGACTTCTCCGCTGCGATCGGCGCCGCTCGCAAGGCCCTGTGCGACGCCCCCGCCCGCGCCGGCGCCACCCGCCACGCCCTGCTCCTCACCGACGGCGTCCCCTCGCTCCCCTTCGGCTTCGCGACCCGCACCGACCCGAGCGACGTCTCCGCCGCCATCACCGCCGCCCACGACGCGCGCGACTGCGGCGTCCGCATCGACGTCTTCGCGATCGGCCTCGGCGCCACCGGCGATCCCTTCGCGTCGAAGGAGGTGTCGCGCATCACGGGCGGGGTGTACCGGCCGATTCGCGCCACCGGCGCGCTGAGGGAGGCGCTCGAGGGTGCGCTGACGGCGGCGCCCTGA
- a CDS encoding alpha/beta hydrolase: MPHALGSQRPFGFGFWPLAEDDPKVAVRREDVRVVTGDRMLVRGILWTPPAGTPWKTAVVLAHPRGDFSVHYACPLLAAAGYAAFGFATRYLNNDTDCLHEALVVDVAAAVSEVRRRGAEAVVLLGNSGGGSLMALAQQETGCGDGWIGMAAHPGEGVFMLQVIDPSLADEGDPLSVVPELDMYDPRNGWRPWPEPCRYDRAWLARYREAQRARIARIDERAREAIESARRAGEAARAIDRAAAPADWAWQRKRAVSQPTLVIHRTLADPAYLDLTIDPDERPMGSLFAFPDPFDANYARFGLARTMSPRGWLSTWSGLSSHAKLAETLPNVKVPTLIVHPTADTEIRLRQAREIRDAAGSDDVTYHEMRGAPHYLEGHRRPALELTVEWLRARFP, translated from the coding sequence ATGCCCCACGCTCTCGGCTCCCAGCGCCCCTTCGGCTTCGGCTTCTGGCCGCTCGCCGAGGACGACCCCAAGGTCGCGGTGCGGCGTGAGGACGTCCGGGTCGTCACCGGGGACCGGATGCTGGTGCGTGGGATCCTGTGGACGCCGCCGGCCGGCACGCCCTGGAAGACGGCCGTCGTGCTCGCCCACCCGCGCGGTGACTTCTCGGTGCACTACGCGTGCCCGCTGCTGGCGGCGGCGGGCTACGCCGCCTTCGGCTTCGCGACCCGCTACCTGAACAACGACACCGACTGCCTGCACGAGGCGCTGGTCGTCGACGTGGCTGCAGCCGTCTCCGAAGTGCGTCGCCGCGGAGCCGAGGCGGTGGTGCTCCTCGGCAACTCGGGCGGCGGCTCGCTGATGGCGCTCGCGCAACAGGAGACCGGTTGCGGCGACGGCTGGATCGGCATGGCGGCGCACCCGGGCGAGGGCGTCTTCATGCTCCAGGTGATCGACCCGTCGCTGGCCGACGAGGGCGACCCGCTCTCGGTGGTTCCCGAGCTCGACATGTACGACCCGCGCAACGGCTGGCGCCCCTGGCCCGAGCCCTGCCGCTACGACCGCGCGTGGCTCGCCCGCTACCGCGAGGCGCAGCGCGCGCGGATCGCGCGCATCGACGAGCGGGCGCGCGAAGCGATCGAGAGCGCGCGCCGTGCCGGCGAGGCGGCGCGCGCGATCGACCGGGCCGCCGCGCCCGCCGACTGGGCCTGGCAGCGCAAGCGCGCGGTCTCGCAGCCGACCCTCGTGATCCACCGCACGCTCGCGGACCCGGCCTACCTCGACCTCACGATCGACCCCGACGAGCGGCCGATGGGCTCGCTCTTCGCGTTCCCCGATCCCTTCGACGCCAACTACGCACGCTTCGGGCTCGCGCGCACGATGAGCCCTCGCGGCTGGCTCTCGACCTGGAGCGGGCTCTCCTCGCACGCAAAGCTCGCCGAGACGCTCCCGAACGTGAAGGTGCCGACCCTGATCGTGCACCCGACCGCCGACACCGAGATCCGCCTGCGCCAGGCGCGCGAGATCCGTGATGCCGCGGGCTCCGACGACGTGACCTACCACGAGATGAGGGGCGCTCCGCACTACCTCGAGGGGCACCGCCGGCCGGCCCTCGAGCTCACCGTCGAGTGGCTGCGCGCGCGCTTCCCGTAG
- a CDS encoding PAS domain-containing protein, which yields MPEDERPPAGAQMVGDGARWRAVVAQLPDNVTEVDPEGRILATNRVPSGLDAATVLGRSFAELVPEPARPAFRAALAECIASGRPLARRGRVDRRDGTPAWWLARFVPVAVDGVVARVIVISSDVTPLEQAQQALRASEERLTLALDAGAYGAWDWNLTTGAVVCDERARELLGFGRSEAPPDLEAWRARIHPDDLPAVDAAMDAHSRGETEAISFEYRTRLPDGGWRWVLTRCRIVARDEEGRPLRVTGVQRDVSERRRTDAEREALIGQLQKALADVRTLSGLLPICFQCKQIRDDRGEWRELEEYLEARSEAQFSHGLCRDCAGRLHAELPAAKAR from the coding sequence ATGCCCGAGGACGAGAGGCCGCCCGCGGGCGCCCAGATGGTCGGAGATGGGGCCCGCTGGCGCGCGGTGGTGGCCCAGCTTCCCGACAACGTGACCGAGGTGGATCCCGAAGGGCGGATCCTCGCGACGAACCGGGTCCCGTCGGGCCTCGACGCCGCGACCGTGCTGGGCCGGTCCTTCGCGGAGCTGGTGCCGGAGCCTGCGCGCCCCGCCTTCCGGGCGGCGCTCGCCGAGTGCATCGCCTCGGGCCGGCCGCTCGCGCGCCGGGGCCGCGTGGACCGGCGCGACGGCACGCCGGCCTGGTGGCTGGCCCGCTTCGTCCCGGTCGCCGTCGACGGCGTCGTCGCGCGCGTGATCGTGATCTCCTCCGACGTCACCCCCCTCGAGCAGGCGCAGCAGGCGCTGCGCGCGAGCGAGGAGCGCCTCACGCTCGCGCTCGACGCCGGCGCCTACGGCGCCTGGGACTGGAACCTCACGACCGGCGCGGTCGTCTGCGACGAGCGCGCCCGCGAGCTGCTCGGCTTCGGGCGCAGCGAGGCTCCGCCGGACCTCGAGGCCTGGCGCGCGCGCATCCACCCCGACGACCTCCCCGCCGTCGACGCCGCGATGGACGCCCACTCCCGCGGCGAGACCGAGGCCATCTCGTTCGAGTACCGCACCCGGCTCCCGGACGGGGGCTGGCGTTGGGTGCTGACGCGCTGCCGGATCGTCGCGCGCGACGAAGAGGGGCGCCCGCTGCGCGTCACCGGCGTCCAGCGCGACGTCTCCGAGCGCCGGCGCACCGACGCCGAGCGCGAGGCCCTGATCGGCCAGCTCCAGAAGGCACTGGCCGACGTGCGCACGCTCTCGGGCCTGCTGCCGATCTGCTTCCAGTGCAAGCAGATCCGCGACGACCGTGGCGAGTGGCGCGAGCTCGAGGAGTACCTCGAGGCGCGCTCGGAGGCGCAGTTCAGCCACGGCCTGTGCCGGGACTGCGCGGGCCGGCTGCACGCCGAGCTGCCGGCGGCCAAGGCGCGCTGA
- a CDS encoding TMEM175 family protein has protein sequence MGKSRLEAFSDGVLAIIITIMVLELKIPHGSDLGALASQWPALLSYVLSFVYVGIYWNNHHHFLHAAERIDGKVLWANLHLLFWLSLLPITTGWMGASRFASLPVAVYGLVLLMCSIAWLPFQRSLVAANGGADSLLARALGRDRKLVLALALYVLGILAAGLAAWLACLLYAAVAALWFLPDRRIEAKLLR, from the coding sequence ATGGGCAAGAGCCGCCTGGAAGCGTTCAGCGATGGCGTGCTCGCGATCATCATCACCATCATGGTCCTGGAGCTGAAGATCCCGCACGGCAGCGATCTCGGCGCGCTGGCCTCGCAATGGCCGGCGCTGCTGAGCTACGTGCTCAGCTTCGTCTACGTCGGGATCTACTGGAACAACCACCACCACTTCCTGCACGCGGCGGAGCGGATCGACGGCAAGGTCCTGTGGGCGAACCTGCACCTGCTCTTCTGGCTGTCCCTGCTGCCGATCACGACCGGCTGGATGGGAGCGAGCCGCTTCGCGTCGCTTCCCGTTGCGGTGTATGGACTCGTGCTGCTGATGTGCTCGATTGCCTGGCTGCCCTTCCAGCGCAGCCTGGTGGCCGCGAACGGCGGCGCCGACTCGCTCCTTGCCCGGGCCCTCGGGCGTGACCGGAAGCTCGTGCTGGCCCTTGCCCTGTATGTCCTCGGCATCCTTGCCGCGGGCCTCGCGGCGTGGCTGGCGTGCCTGCTCTACGCCGCCGTGGCAGCCCTGTGGTTCCTGCCCGACCGCCGCATCGAAGCGAAGCTCCTGCGGTGA
- a CDS encoding NADH-quinone oxidoreductase subunit N, protein MIPAPEVDLSAVAPIASVGIGAIVVLLAEVVLTRRQRLLGRAMTPSYVGATLVLLASAALVIAAYTAIAGFQSGAAIGFLPETPGVRLDRFSAYAIALLAVGALLSCWLSLQYLAEVEINHGEFYALLLLATSGMMLLVAATDLLALFLGLELMSIPIYVLAGFDRRKLRSNESALKYFLVGSFASGLLLYGAALVYGMTGALDFAEIRAAFPAANPLALIGLGLLVVGFAFKISSVPFHQWTPDVYEGAPLAVTAYMAIAVKVAAFAALLRLLVEAFGDAVPRLQDLFWALSLVTILVGNVMATIQPNLKRLLAYSSVAHAGYLLIGFAAGTLEAYTAVLFYLLGYLFMNLGAFAVLVALTTGGKDCEEIDDLAGLARTRPVLAALLTLFLVSLAGIPGTVGFAAKFFLFQAAIDAGLIGLTIVAVIGSLISVYYYLRIVVVMYMHEPGTAKLRARTATLELVVLAICAAAVLAFGLFPSDAPWWLLDARALDWARASAALLF, encoded by the coding sequence GTGATCCCCGCCCCCGAGGTCGACCTCTCGGCGGTCGCCCCGATCGCCTCGGTCGGGATCGGGGCCATCGTGGTGCTGCTGGCCGAGGTGGTGCTGACCCGCCGCCAGCGGCTGCTCGGGCGCGCGATGACGCCGAGCTACGTCGGCGCCACGCTCGTGCTGCTCGCGAGTGCGGCGCTCGTGATCGCCGCCTACACCGCGATCGCCGGCTTCCAGAGCGGCGCCGCGATCGGCTTCCTGCCCGAGACGCCAGGCGTGCGGCTCGACCGCTTCTCGGCCTACGCGATCGCGCTGCTGGCGGTGGGAGCCCTGCTCTCGTGCTGGCTCTCGCTCCAGTACCTGGCCGAGGTCGAGATCAACCACGGCGAGTTCTATGCGCTGCTCCTGCTCGCGACGAGCGGAATGATGCTGCTCGTCGCGGCGACGGACCTGCTCGCGCTCTTCCTCGGCCTCGAGCTCATGAGCATCCCGATCTACGTGCTGGCCGGCTTCGACCGGCGCAAGCTGCGCAGCAACGAGTCGGCGCTCAAGTACTTCCTGGTGGGCTCCTTCGCGAGCGGGCTGCTGCTCTACGGGGCCGCGCTCGTCTACGGCATGACCGGCGCCCTCGACTTCGCCGAGATCCGCGCCGCCTTCCCGGCCGCCAACCCGCTGGCCCTGATCGGGCTCGGGCTGCTCGTGGTGGGCTTCGCCTTCAAGATCTCCTCGGTGCCCTTCCACCAGTGGACCCCGGACGTCTACGAGGGCGCCCCGCTCGCCGTCACCGCCTACATGGCGATCGCGGTCAAGGTGGCGGCCTTCGCGGCGCTCCTGCGCCTGCTGGTCGAGGCCTTCGGCGACGCCGTCCCGCGGCTCCAGGACCTCTTCTGGGCGCTCTCGCTGGTGACGATCCTCGTCGGCAACGTGATGGCGACGATCCAGCCGAACCTGAAGCGGCTGCTCGCCTACTCGAGCGTGGCGCACGCGGGCTACCTGTTGATCGGCTTCGCCGCCGGCACCCTCGAAGCCTACACGGCCGTGCTCTTCTACCTGCTCGGCTACCTGTTCATGAACCTGGGTGCCTTCGCCGTGCTGGTGGCGCTCACCACCGGCGGCAAGGACTGCGAGGAGATCGACGACCTGGCCGGGCTCGCGCGCACGCGACCCGTGCTGGCGGCGCTGCTCACCCTCTTCCTGGTGTCGCTGGCGGGAATCCCCGGGACCGTCGGCTTCGCGGCCAAGTTCTTCCTCTTCCAGGCCGCGATCGACGCCGGCCTGATCGGGCTCACGATCGTGGCCGTGATCGGAAGCCTGATCTCGGTCTACTACTACCTGCGGATCGTGGTGGTCATGTACATGCACGAGCCGGGTACGGCGAAGCTGCGCGCGCGCACGGCCACGCTTGAGCTGGTGGTGCTCGCGATCTGCGCGGCCGCGGTGCTGGCCTTCGGCCTCTTCCCGAGCGACGCCCCGTGGTGGCTGCTCGACGCCCGCGCCCTCGACTGGGCGCGCGCCAGCGCGGCGCTGCTCTTCTAG